A segment of the Synechococcus sp. CBW1002 genome:
CTTGCCAACGGTCATCCCCGTCAGCCCCATCCGTTTGGCGATGGCGGTGTTGGTCTCGCCGGCACCGCAGGCCAGCACGATCTGAGCGCGCTGCACGATCGAATGCGGCAACGACCGGGAATTTGCAAGGGCCCGCAACTGCTGAACCTCGTCCTCGCTGAGGACCAGCGGAGGCATCGGACGACCAAGCGCCACAAGGCACCTCGGGTGACACTCTCGATTCTAGCTGTTATTTCCGGGACGGCATACTAGGTTGTAGCCCTTGAAGCCGGATTCCCAGCCCCATGGCCGCTCAGAAGATCCGCTGGTACGCCAAAGCGCAACTGGGGGTGCTGATGCTCCCGGCGGGCCTGTGCCTGTTCGGCGAAGCGGTGATCCGCAAGGGCATCCAGACCCTGGCGGCCTCGGCCAAGACTGTGGACACCATTGCCGATCCAGGCCCCTGGTTCTGGTATGGCACCTTCGGCCTGATCCTGATCAATGCCGGCGTGGGCCTGATGATCGAAAGCGGACTGCTGCGGGGCTACCCGCGCCAGCCCCGGCCTGAGCAGCGGAACTGAAGCCGCAGGGGCGGCCTGTGGACCAGGCCGCCGGAACGTTGAAGTCGACCTGGACCGTTGAACCAGTCAGGCCGCCATGGCGGCCCGTCCGGGACGGGGGTTACGGAGCTGCTGCCGCAGCAACTCGGGAGATTCGAGCGCATGGATCTGCCAGCGAGCCCGCTCGCCGCAAGTGGCCAGCAGACGATCAAGATCGTCGGCCGCCTGCTTCGGGCTCTCGTAGGGCCCGATATGCCGGGTCTGCAGACCGTCTCGAATGGTCAGCAGATACATGGGCTGCTTCGGACGAATATGGCCAAACCCTAACCGCAGCAGGCCTGGATGGGAAGGGTGGAAACACCTGCCCGCCAGCGTCTGCGCTTCAGCGGGAGCTCCAGGCCGAAGAGCCACGGGCTCGCTTGCCCCACACGGCATCCAGGCGGCGGTCGCGGCCGCAGGACCAGCGGTAGTAGTTGTATTTGACCGCATTGCGATCGGCATAGTTCTGGTGGTAGCCCTCCGCCGGCCAGAAGCGCTGCAGCGGCTTGATCTCCACCTTCAGGGCCGAGACCGGCCGGCCCAGCTCTGCGGCCGCCGCCTTGAGGCTGGCCTGGGCAAGGTTGGCCTGCTCCGCCCCTTTGGTGAAGATCACCGGCCGGTAGGAATCACCGCGATCGCAGAACTGGCCGCCCCGGTCGAAGGGGTCCACATTGCGCCAGAAGGCGCGCAGCAGGGTGGCGTAACTGATGCGCCGATCATCGAAGCGCACCAGAACGCTTTCCTGATGTCCCGTGCCGCCGGCGGACACCCTTTTGTAGGTGGGCTGGGCCAGGGAGCCACCGCTGTAGCCGCTCACCGCCTCCAGCACACCTGGCTGAGTTTCGAGATCGTGCTCCAGGCACCAGAAGCAGCCTCCCGCGAACACGGCCTCCTGGGTGGCCGCCTGGGCCATTGGTGGAGCGATCGTGAGGCTGCAGCCCCCCAACACCAACGACAGCAGAACGGCAATCAGACGCACGGCGCCACAACAGGCAAAGTTCGCCTCAGGATCGCGCACGCTCAGCCGGGTTGCGGGATGCCTGAAGGGCCGCTCGGATGCGTTCAGGCCGACACGGGGAGCGGCGGGCTTCCCTGGGGGATCTGATCGAGGATGGCCACGGCAGCCCGGCGGGTCACGCCCGGCTCCCCGAGGGTGCGACGCAGCCGCCCATAGCCTTCCAGGAGACGCTGGCGGGCCTCGCTGTCAGGATCCAGCAGGATCTCCGCCTCGCGGATCAACGCGTCACAGCTGAAGTCCTCCTGCAGCAGCTCCGGCACCAGACGCTCCTGGAGCACCAGATTCACCGGCGAGATGTGGGGAACGTTGAAACGCAGCAGGTGCTTGGCCACCGCGGCGGTGACGCGGCTGACCCGGTAGACCACCACCTGCGGCACCCCCCGCAGGGCCAGCTCCAGGTTGGCCGTGCCGGATTTGGTGAGGGCCAGATCGGCCGCGGCACAAAGGGCAGGCTTGAGCGCATCGGCCTCGCAGGCGGGAATGACGCGGGCCCGCAGCCCCTCAATCCTGCAGGCCTCCTCCAGCAATGGCTCGAAGCCAGGCAACCCAGTTGACACCAACACCTGCAGATCAGGATGGCGCCGCTGCAGCTCCGCTGCCGCCGCCGCCATCTCCGGTAGCAGGTAGCGCAGCTCCTGGCGGCGGGAGGCGGGCAACAGAAGCAGCACCGGCACCGTCTCCGCCAATCCCAGCAGACGACGGGCCTCCGCACGGCCAGGCTGGCTGCCAAGGGTGTCCAGCAGGGGATGGCCCACCCAGGTGACCCGGGCACCGTGCTCGGCATAGAAGCGGGCCTCCTCAGGGAAGATCGCCAGAATCCGATCGCTGAAGCCGATCAACCGGGTCGTCCCCCCGTCCCCCAGTCGAAACGCCCACTCTTGGGGAGCGATGTAATAGGTGATCGGCACCTGGGGCCTGTCGCGCTTGAGCCGCAGGCCCAGATTCACGTTGGCACCCATGTAATCGATCAGCACCACACCATCGAGGGGATGGAGACGAAGCCACTGCCGCAGGCGATGCTGCAGACGCAGGGTGGGCCAGATCAGCGGCACCGCCTCCCACAGCCCGATCGCGCCGAGAGAGGCAGTATCCGCCAACAGCTTGGCACCGGCGCGGCGCATGCGGTCACCACCGAGGGCCACGATCTCGAGATCAAGCCCTCGTTCAGCAGCCTCCTGATGCAGGGCCTGGATCAACAGCGACCCCTGCAGATCGCCAGACACCTCCCCGGTGCTGATCAACAGACGCGTCATCAGCGCTGCGCCGGCAGGGGGCCGCGGCGGCCCGGGCCGATCGAGGCCTCCAGGAAGTCGCAGAGTTCCCTTGGCGCCCCCAGCAGGGAGAGCTGCCGCGCAGCCTTGAGGGCCTCCGCCAGCACCCGATCGCTGCGGTAGATCAGGGTCCAGATCTCCTGGAGCTGCCGCAGCTGAGCACCGTCGTCGTGATCAGCCAGGCCACTGCGCCGCAGGCCGACACGATTGAGACCGCGCACCCGACCGGGATGTCCCTCCACCATCATGAAGGGCGGCACATCCCTGTCGATGCGGCTCATGCCACCCACCATGGCGAGCTTGCCGATGTGCACGAACTGGTGGATGCCGAGCACGCCGCCGATCACGGCCCGATCGCCGATCTCCACATGACCGGCCACGGCCACACCATTGGCGATCACGATCCGGTCCCCAAGCACGCAGTTATGGCCGATGTGGCTGTACGCCATCAGCAGGTTGCCGCTGCCGAGACGGGTGCATTCCTGGCCCGCCGTGGCGCGGTTGATGGTGACGCACTCCCGGATGGTGTTGTCGTCACCCATGACCACCTCGGTGGGGTCGCCGGAGTACTTGAGGTCCTGGGGCTCGAGGCCGATGCAGGCACCGGGGAAGATGCGGTTGCGAGCTCCCAGCCGCACCCGTCCGTCGATCACCACGTGGGGACCGACGCGGCAACCCTCGCCGAGCTGCACGTCCGGACCGATCACGGCATAAGGACCGATCTCGACCCCTTCCCCCAACTGGGCCCGGGGATCCACCACGGCCGTGGGATGGACCAATGTCGCCATGGCTGAGCTGGTCATGCCGATCAGTCCACCAAGGAGAACATCAGTTCACCGGAACAGACAAGTTCACCATCGACCGTGGCCTCAGCGCGCACCTTGCCGAAACGCTTGCGCTTCAGGGCCAGCAGTTCGCAGGTGATGCGCAGCTGATCGCCGGGAACCACAGGCCTGCGGAAGCGCACACCATCAATGCCCGCGAACACAAACAGCCCCTTGGGCAGATCCGGCATCTGGGTGACGATCAGGCCACCCACCTGGGCCATGGCCTCCACGATCAGCACCCCGGGCATCAGCGGGCGCCCGGGGAAGTGGCCTTGAAACTGGGGCTCATTGATCGTGACGTTCTTGATCGCCACGGCTCGTCGGCCGGGTTCGTGCTCGATGACGCGATCCACCAGGGCAAAGGGATAGCGGTGCGGCAGCAGACCCTGGATCTGCTCGCTGCCGAGCACAACGGACGTGGAGGCGAGAGCGGACAAGGAGGGAAGGAGCAGCGGGCGTGAGGATGGATCAGGCGGCAACGGAAACCGCCCTGGCGAGGGCGGCAGCGAGGGCCGTGTGCAGACCGTGGGAGCCGCGGTAAGCAAACACCTGGGCGCGGGGGAGTCCCGCCAGGGCCAGATCCCCCAGCAGATCCAGGAGCTTATGGCGCACAGGCTCGTCGACGAAGCGCAGCGGCGGGTTGAGCCACGTGTCGCCATCGCAGACCAGGGCGTTGTCGAGATCACCACCACGGATCAGGCCGGCGGCGCGCAGCTGGTCCACCTGATCACGGAAGCCGAAGGTGCGCGCTGGAGCGACCTCGCGCACGAACACCTCTGGTGTGAGCGCCACGGAGAACACCTGGCGACCGATGGCCGCCTGGGGGAACTCGATGGCGGCACCCACATGCAGGCGTTCGGCCGGCAGGGCCACCGCAAACCCACTGCCCTGCTGCAGGGTGATCGGCTCACGGGGCGCGGGAGCCCAGGTCGGGACCGCGACTGGGGCAAGCCCCGCCTCGGCGATCGCCTCCACCCAAGGCATGGCGGAACCATCCAGCACGGGGATCTCCTCACCATCCACCAGGATTTCAGCCTGAGTGATTCCTGTTCCAGCCAGGGCTGCCAGGAGGTGTTCCACGGTGGCGAGTCGCTCGCTGTTCAGGCGCAGGGCCGTGCACAGCTGCGTCTCACACACCTGGGAAGGATGCAGCGCCAGGCTGGGTCGCGCCGGATGCTGAAGCCAGCCAACCCGGTAACCGGGCTGCTCCGAAGGCCGCAGTCGCACACGGCCCTCAGCACCACTGTGAAGACCAACACCGGAGCGCTCGATGCTGCTGGCCAGGGTCCAGCCATGGTCGTAATCGGAAGGCCAGATCCCCATCAGAACTTCCAGCCCACACCCAGGTTGAAGCGCCAATCGCCGGTGAAATCCTGGCTGGCCACCTCCAGACGGAGCGGCCCCACCGGCGTGGTGACGATCAGGCCCGTACCGACCGAGAAGCCGCTGCCGGGTTTACTGAGCAGGCCGCCGGGGTTGCCCGGCACATTGGCCTGACTGCCGAAGGTGGTGCCGCCATCGACAAACAGCTCGCCACTGATAATGCTGAAGATCGGGAAGCGGTATTCGATCGTGGCCTCACCGAAGCTGCGGCCCACGCCCAGATCACAGTCGTAGTAGCCCCGCACCGAGTTGGAGCCACCAACACAGAAAGCTTCGTAGGGAGGTAGCTGACCAATGTTAGTGCCGGCACTGAACTGGAAGGCGAGAGCCTGCTTGCAATCGGCGGTTTCACCGGCCTTGGGGCGGCAGCCCTTATACAACTTCAGCCAGTTGACGGGGATGAAGTGGGTGTAGCTGGCCCGCACCCGATTGAAGGTGGGGGAATCGGGACCCACCGAGAAAAACTGTTCACTGGCCAGGCTGAGAAAATTCCCCGAAGTGGGATTACGGGGATCATTGAGGTTATTCATCGTGGCAGCCACGCGGACCCCAACCAACTGATTCTGGTTGGCACAATTGTAAGAGAGGCAGATAATATCGTCGGTTGGAGCCTTGCTATTGTTGTTCTGCAACGATTGCTGGGCCACACCAAACACACGCGAATCGCCTGAGAAGTTGATCGGCGAGACCTGCTGGATATTGAGACCAAGCACGACACTCCAGGGAGCTCGCTTGAAGGGGTTGCCTCCATTAAGCGGACGAATCACCTGGAGATTTCCACCGATCCGCTGGATCAGGACGGTGTTGCCGGAGTAGTCGAACCAGCTGGTTCTCGGATCGGCATTTTCAGCGTCGTTAACTGAATCGAACGTCTTCCCCTGAGGGTTCTTCCTCGAATCGATATTGTAGGCCACCTTCGTGCCGGGAGCCTCATAGAAATCACGCACGCTAAAGATATTGCCGTTGTTCTGACTCTGGAACACCTGCGGCACATCCCGGCTGATGAACAGCCGCCCGCGGAAAGCCGTTCGGTATTTGTCACCCTTGATCCAGGGATCGGTGAACGAGATGTCAGCAAGTCCACCGAACTGGCCATAGGTGAAGTTGAAGGCCAGATCCCAGGCACGGCCGAACAGGTTGGAGTCCTGCACCTGGATCTGGCCGAACACCCCCTGGCTCTGGCTGTAGCCCAGGCCGCCCGAGAGGGAACCTGTCGACTGCTCGACAATGCCAAGCACGATCACCACCTCCCCCGGCTCAGCCGGCACCGGCTTGAGGGTCACCTTGACATCACTGAACAGGCCAGTGGCATAGATGCGCTTGATGTCATCTTCAAGATTGCGGCGGTTGAAGACATCCCCCTGCTTGAGGGAGATCTCCCGGGTGACCACCCAGGGCTTGGTCTTGCCGCGGATCGGTTCACCCTTGTCGTTGGTGGCGGAGCCCTCCTTGTTGAGGAACTGCACCTCCACCCCACCGACACTTCCCTCGCGCACCATCAGCTCCACCACCCCCTCGGGACTCACCCGACCGGGGCCGGTGATGCGGGCCAGGGAGTAACCCTGATCGGCATACCACTTCTGCAGGTCCTGCATGCGGCCCTGCAGGGTGTTGAGGTTGAGGGTCTTGCCGTAATCAGCCGCGAAGGTGTCCTGAACCACCTCCGCCGGCAACTTGGCCGTGCTGGGTTCGATGGTTACTTTCTCCAGCACCGGGTTGGCGGTGACCAGCACCACCACCCTCACCCCCAGCGGGCCATCCACGGGCTGGATCCGCACATCCGAGAACCAGCCACTGGCATAGATGGCGGACAGATCGGTCTGGAGCTCGCTGCGGGTGACTCGGCTGCCTGGGGTGGTGGCCATGGCCGCATAGGCGGCAAGTTCGAGCCGTTCGCGCTCGGGATGGTTTTCAAGGCCCTCAATCACCACCTCGCTGATCAACACGCGTGGCTCACTGGGATCGGCAGGAGCCGCGGTGGTGCCCTGCGGAAACCCAGGAGCAGCTCCGTCGGCGGGCATGGGAACCGCATCGGCGGGAAGGGCGTCGGCGGGAATCGGGAAGCCCCCTCCACCCTCTGGGGTTTCGGAGCCATCCTCTGGGGTCTCGGCCGAACGTTCAGTGGGTGTTGTGGACCCTTCAGGGGTATCGGAGGACTGCGGCCGGTCCTCCTCAGAGGTCGTGGCGGCAGGCACCTGTTCCTCCTGGGCAGGCGCCACCTGAGCGATGCGACCGGCCTCCTTCACCTCAGCGGGAGGACGCTCCCCTGCGAGCACACCGGCAGGAACCGCCAGGGCGAGCGCCATCAGGGGGAGGGTGGCGGTAATGCCAGGCAGGCCTGCCATGGTGTCGGGTACGGAGCGGCCAGGCCGCAAATTGGGCTGACCTTACCGGTAGAAGCGCGGTGAAGGACAGACCCCTTGGACCCGTTTGAGGACCTCCCCGTAGGCCTCGATCACGCCACCGAGGTCGCGGCGGAAGCGATCCTTGTCGAGGATCCGCTCATCACTGGGGTCCTCACCACCGGCGCGGAGGTCCCAGAGGCGGCAGGTATCCGGACTGATCTCGTCGGCCAGCAGCAGGGTTCCATCGGCCGCCAGGCCCAGCTCGATCTTGAAATCCACCAACTGCAGATCTGCCTCGAGGAACAAGGTCAACAGGACGTCGTTGATGCGACGGGCCAGAGCTTCGATCGCCCGGCGCTGCTCGGGAGTCACCAACTCCAGCCGTTCCAGCCGGGCTTCGGTGAGCAAGGGATCACCCAGGGCATCGTCCTTGTAATAGAGATCCAGCAGGGCCGGTTGCAACGGCGTGCCAGCCGCGATCGGCATCTGCCGGCACAGCGAACCGGCGGCCAGGTTGCGGAGCACCACTTCCAGCGGGATCACATCAACCGGCCGCACCAGCATCCAGCGGTCTTCACCCACGCCGCGGTAGTGGGTCGGAATCCCGGCCGCGTCCAGCCGCTCGAAGATCAGGGCCGAGATGCGGCAGTTGAGCGAGCCCTTGCCCTGCAGGGAGGCTTTTTTCTGGGCGTTGAACGCCGTGGCGTCGTCCTTGAACTCGACCGCGACCAGATCGGCCTGGTCGGTGGCAAACACCCGTTTGGCCTTGCCTTCGTGCAACAGGGCCCCGAGGGAGTAGGCAGTCATGGCTGGGGAACAGCGGGCTCAGCCGGATCCTGCCCGGTCGCCGGGACAGGATTCGGCTGGACTGCTGCGGCTGGAGAGGTGGTCGTCGGCTGGTGCCCTCCCGGATCGCGAGGGGAACGCAGCTGGCGCTCCAGCTGGCGGCTGCGGTCGCTGGCGGCGGGATCCTGGCGGCGCAGGAGCCATTCGCCATAGGCGTCGTCGATGCGGCCACTGAGGCGCAGCCGCCGTTCAATCGCACGGCTGGGATCGCCACCCGGCTCTGCCTGAAGCCTGGCCTGATCATCGAGCAGCTGGGTCACCAGCCCCCAGGCCCCCGCCGCCGCCGCCTGCTCCAGGGCCCGCTCGTACAAACTGTCCCGCTCCGCCAGGGGAAGGGTCTCGAGCAGGGCAGCGGCCTGTTGCAGCCGCGACGCGGTGGCAACGCCAGGCACCCGCGAGGCCAGCAGCACCTCGGCGGCCTGGCGGCGACGTCCCTGGGCGATGTAGTGCTCGGCCAGCTGATCCAGAGCCACGCGGGTGGTGGTGGTGCCGTCCGCGGCCTGTTTCACCGGCAGCAGCACGGCCTCGAGGCGAGCCGCATCACCGGCCGCCAGCCGCCAGAGGGCCTCGGCGGCGCGGCGGTGATCCAGGCCAGCGTTGGCGGCGCGCCACTGCAGCAGGAGCCACTGCTGCCGTTCGCCACCGGCAGCGGGTCCGAAGCGATCCAGCACCGCCAAAGCCTGCTGGGGGGCCCGGCAGCTGATCAGCACATGGGCGTTGGCCAGCACCACCGCCAGGGGCTGAGGCGCCGGATGGAGGGTCATCAAGCGGGTGTGAAGCTGGCGCACCCGCGCATCGTCCCCCAGATCCAGCAGGGTGAGACAGGCCTGCTCGATCTGCTCGAGGCTGCCCTTCTCCAGCAGCAAGGCAAAGACCTCGGGCGGGTAGGGCTGGGGAGGCACCCCCGGGGTGGCAGCAGCGGCAGGGCTGGCGGCCGGCGCGCTGGCAGCGGGCGGGCTGGCAGGACTGACCGCAGACGGATTGACTGGAATGACCGCTGGAGCCAAGCCCCGGGAAGCAGCACTGGCCGGGGGGATGGCGTCTGCCGCAGCAGCCCTGCTGATCCCCAGGCAGGCGCCGGCCAGGCAGAGCCCGATCAGGCTGGACAATGGCGACCGGCCAGCCGGCATGTTGATGGAGACGGCCGTCGCGGCCAAGACTGGCTCACAACCTAAGGGCACTGCCCCCAACCCGCTCCCCTCGCCATGCTCGACCCGGCCGCGCCGCCCTCCCCCACTGCACCCACCGCGGCAGGCAGGACGCCCCGGCGGATCCTGGTGGTGGGCGGCGGCGGCCGCGAGAACGCCCTCGGCTGGGCCCTGGCCCGCTGTGCCGGGGTGGAGGCCGTATGGGTGAGCCCCGGCAACGGCGGCACCGCCGAGCTGGAGGGCTGCCGTCAACTGGCGGTGGCCGAGACCGACCATGAAGGCCTGCTGCAAGCCTGCGCGAAGCACGCGGTCGAGCTGGTGGTCGTGGGGCCTGAGGCTCCCCTGGCTGCGGGGCTGGCGGATCGGCTGCGCGGCGCCGGGCTGGCGGTGTTCGGCCCCGGCGCCGATGGCGCCCTGCTGGAGGCCAGCAAGCGCTGGGCCAAGACCCTGATGCAGGAGGCCGGCATCCCCACCGCTGGCCACTGGAGCGCCACCAGTGCCGCTGAGGCCCTGTTGGTTCTGGAGCAGCAGAACCGTCCCCTGGTGGTCAAGGCCGATGGCCTGGCCGCGGGGAAGGGGGTGACGGTGGCCGAAAGCGTGGCCGAGACCCGCGCCGCGATCGAGGAGGCCTTTGCCGGACGCTTCGGCGAGGCGGGCACCTGCCTGGTGCTGGAGGAGCGGATGAGCGGCCCGGAGGTTTCGGTCTTTGCCCTCTGTGACGGCGAGAGGATGGTGTTGCTCCCCCCTGCCCAGGACCACAAACGCATCGGTGACGGGGACACCGGGCCCAACACCGGCGGCATGGGCGCCTATGCGCCGGCCCCCCTGCTCGATGCCGCCGCTCTGGAGGCGGTTCGCCACCAGGTGCTGGAGCCCACCCTGGCGGCCCTGCGCCAGCGTGGCATCAACTACCGGGGCGTCATCTACGCCGGGCTGATGCTGACAGCGGAGGGGCCGAGCGTGATCGAATACAACTGCCGCTTCGGCGACCCGGAGTGCGAAACCCTGATGCCCCTGCTGGGTCCGGAACTGGCGGCGGTGCTTCTGGCCTGCGCCGAAGGCTGCCTGGAGGCAGCCCCCAGCCTCACGATCGCGCCGCACTGCAGTGCCTGCGTGATTGCTGCCGCCGGGGGCTATCCGGGCACGGTGCGCCAGGGCGATCCGATTGAGGGTCGGCCCGCCGCGGATCCGCACCGGCAGCTGTTCCATGCCGGCAGCCGCCGCGATGCGGACGGCCTCTGCCGCACCAGTGGCGGCCGGGTGCTGGCCATGGTGGCCCAGGCCGACGACTTCGACACCGCCTTCGAGCTGGCCTATGACGGACTCGCCCAGGTGCACTTTGAGGGCATGACCTTCCGCCGCGACATCGGTCATCAGGTCCGGCAGCGCTGATGGCGGAATCGATGCCCAGCTCCTTGCCGAACACCAGTCCTCACTCCTGGCAGCAACGCCTGGCCCGCTGGTGGGCCGAGTTCAGTCTGCAGACCAAGCTGCTGGCGGTGGCCACCCTGGTGGTGAGCCTGCTGATGACAGGCATCACCTTCCTCGCCCTCAACGGCATCCAGCGTGATGCCCGCATGAGCGACACCCGCTATGCCCGTGACCTGGGCCTGCTGCTCTCGGCCAATGTGACACCTCTGGTGGCCGAGGGCAACGACCGGGAACTGGCGCAGGTGTCGGAACGCTTCTGGCGCTCCAGCCGCAGCCTGCGCTACATCCTCTTCGCCGATCCCGAAGGAGTGATCTACCT
Coding sequences within it:
- the msrA gene encoding peptide-methionine (S)-S-oxide reductase MsrA encodes the protein MAQAATQEAVFAGGCFWCLEHDLETQPGVLEAVSGYSGGSLAQPTYKRVSAGGTGHQESVLVRFDDRRISYATLLRAFWRNVDPFDRGGQFCDRGDSYRPVIFTKGAEQANLAQASLKAAAAELGRPVSALKVEIKPLQRFWPAEGYHQNYADRNAVKYNYYRWSCGRDRRLDAVWGKRARGSSAWSSR
- the lpxB gene encoding lipid-A-disaccharide synthase, whose protein sequence is MTRLLISTGEVSGDLQGSLLIQALHQEAAERGLDLEIVALGGDRMRRAGAKLLADTASLGAIGLWEAVPLIWPTLRLQHRLRQWLRLHPLDGVVLIDYMGANVNLGLRLKRDRPQVPITYYIAPQEWAFRLGDGGTTRLIGFSDRILAIFPEEARFYAEHGARVTWVGHPLLDTLGSQPGRAEARRLLGLAETVPVLLLLPASRRQELRYLLPEMAAAAAELQRRHPDLQVLVSTGLPGFEPLLEEACRIEGLRARVIPACEADALKPALCAAADLALTKSGTANLELALRGVPQVVVYRVSRVTAAVAKHLLRFNVPHISPVNLVLQERLVPELLQEDFSCDALIREAEILLDPDSEARQRLLEGYGRLRRTLGEPGVTRRAAVAILDQIPQGSPPLPVSA
- the lpxA gene encoding acyl-ACP--UDP-N-acetylglucosamine O-acyltransferase, which codes for MTSSAMATLVHPTAVVDPRAQLGEGVEIGPYAVIGPDVQLGEGCRVGPHVVIDGRVRLGARNRIFPGACIGLEPQDLKYSGDPTEVVMGDDNTIRECVTINRATAGQECTRLGSGNLLMAYSHIGHNCVLGDRIVIANGVAVAGHVEIGDRAVIGGVLGIHQFVHIGKLAMVGGMSRIDRDVPPFMMVEGHPGRVRGLNRVGLRRSGLADHDDGAQLRQLQEIWTLIYRSDRVLAEALKAARQLSLLGAPRELCDFLEASIGPGRRGPLPAQR
- the fabZ gene encoding 3-hydroxyacyl-ACP dehydratase FabZ — its product is MPPDPSSRPLLLPSLSALASTSVVLGSEQIQGLLPHRYPFALVDRVIEHEPGRRAVAIKNVTINEPQFQGHFPGRPLMPGVLIVEAMAQVGGLIVTQMPDLPKGLFVFAGIDGVRFRRPVVPGDQLRITCELLALKRKRFGKVRAEATVDGELVCSGELMFSLVD
- the lpxC gene encoding UDP-3-O-acyl-N-acetylglucosamine deacetylase, encoding MGIWPSDYDHGWTLASSIERSGVGLHSGAEGRVRLRPSEQPGYRVGWLQHPARPSLALHPSQVCETQLCTALRLNSERLATVEHLLAALAGTGITQAEILVDGEEIPVLDGSAMPWVEAIAEAGLAPVAVPTWAPAPREPITLQQGSGFAVALPAERLHVGAAIEFPQAAIGRQVFSVALTPEVFVREVAPARTFGFRDQVDQLRAAGLIRGGDLDNALVCDGDTWLNPPLRFVDEPVRHKLLDLLGDLALAGLPRAQVFAYRGSHGLHTALAAALARAVSVAA
- a CDS encoding BamA/TamA family outer membrane protein, whose translation is MALALAVPAGVLAGERPPAEVKEAGRIAQVAPAQEEQVPAATTSEEDRPQSSDTPEGSTTPTERSAETPEDGSETPEGGGGFPIPADALPADAVPMPADGAAPGFPQGTTAAPADPSEPRVLISEVVIEGLENHPERERLELAAYAAMATTPGSRVTRSELQTDLSAIYASGWFSDVRIQPVDGPLGVRVVVLVTANPVLEKVTIEPSTAKLPAEVVQDTFAADYGKTLNLNTLQGRMQDLQKWYADQGYSLARITGPGRVSPEGVVELMVREGSVGGVEVQFLNKEGSATNDKGEPIRGKTKPWVVTREISLKQGDVFNRRNLEDDIKRIYATGLFSDVKVTLKPVPAEPGEVVIVLGIVEQSTGSLSGGLGYSQSQGVFGQIQVQDSNLFGRAWDLAFNFTYGQFGGLADISFTDPWIKGDKYRTAFRGRLFISRDVPQVFQSQNNGNIFSVRDFYEAPGTKVAYNIDSRKNPQGKTFDSVNDAENADPRTSWFDYSGNTVLIQRIGGNLQVIRPLNGGNPFKRAPWSVVLGLNIQQVSPINFSGDSRVFGVAQQSLQNNNSKAPTDDIICLSYNCANQNQLVGVRVAATMNNLNDPRNPTSGNFLSLASEQFFSVGPDSPTFNRVRASYTHFIPVNWLKLYKGCRPKAGETADCKQALAFQFSAGTNIGQLPPYEAFCVGGSNSVRGYYDCDLGVGRSFGEATIEYRFPIFSIISGELFVDGGTTFGSQANVPGNPGGLLSKPGSGFSVGTGLIVTTPVGPLRLEVASQDFTGDWRFNLGVGWKF
- the purC gene encoding phosphoribosylaminoimidazolesuccinocarboxamide synthase → MTAYSLGALLHEGKAKRVFATDQADLVAVEFKDDATAFNAQKKASLQGKGSLNCRISALIFERLDAAGIPTHYRGVGEDRWMLVRPVDVIPLEVVLRNLAAGSLCRQMPIAAGTPLQPALLDLYYKDDALGDPLLTEARLERLELVTPEQRRAIEALARRINDVLLTLFLEADLQLVDFKIELGLAADGTLLLADEISPDTCRLWDLRAGGEDPSDERILDKDRFRRDLGGVIEAYGEVLKRVQGVCPSPRFYR
- the purD gene encoding phosphoribosylamine--glycine ligase, translating into MLDPAAPPSPTAPTAAGRTPRRILVVGGGGRENALGWALARCAGVEAVWVSPGNGGTAELEGCRQLAVAETDHEGLLQACAKHAVELVVVGPEAPLAAGLADRLRGAGLAVFGPGADGALLEASKRWAKTLMQEAGIPTAGHWSATSAAEALLVLEQQNRPLVVKADGLAAGKGVTVAESVAETRAAIEEAFAGRFGEAGTCLVLEERMSGPEVSVFALCDGERMVLLPPAQDHKRIGDGDTGPNTGGMGAYAPAPLLDAAALEAVRHQVLEPTLAALRQRGINYRGVIYAGLMLTAEGPSVIEYNCRFGDPECETLMPLLGPELAAVLLACAEGCLEAAPSLTIAPHCSACVIAAAGGYPGTVRQGDPIEGRPAADPHRQLFHAGSRRDADGLCRTSGGRVLAMVAQADDFDTAFELAYDGLAQVHFEGMTFRRDIGHQVRQR